One segment of Nostoc flagelliforme CCNUN1 DNA contains the following:
- a CDS encoding DUF6888 family protein, translating to MLPTTEQALPCVRVCQMLSNLYKDIRLFRFDDKTGQVYILAGDQGGRIMSISKVYSQ from the coding sequence GAGCAAGCCTTACCCTGTGTAAGGGTTTGTCAAATGCTGTCAAATCTTTACAAAGACATCCGTTTATTTCGATTTGACGACAAAACAGGGCAAGTTTACATCCTAGCTGGAGATCAGGGCGGCCGCATCATGTCAATAAGCAAAGTCTATTCTCAATAG